tATACAATGTATCAGCTACcttaataagataaaaattaccttaaTAAGTTTGTGCATGAAGAAGAAGTAAcaactcacaaactttcgtcttatttttatttttttcagaaaactAGGActtcacaaaaacaaaataaagacaGTATTAGAAACATGAACAGTATTAGTGGGGATGGGATTTAATTGATAAGACATTAATTAAGACTGACTCTGGTCTTTCATACTTGTCTTCCTGACCAGGGGCAGTCACTGTGGTCACAACTTACTACAACTATTTTTATGGCTACcgttttcattttaatgaaTTGCGGCAACTGTGTCTGAATAGAAAACTATGATACCTTCTAATAAAATCCAttgattaaatgtttttttattttacacaaataaagGATTGATAGAAATGCGATGATGGCTCTAGTTTGTTTGCGGAGGCAGTAATGTACGTGGACTAATAGTAATCGTAGCAAACAAGAACTTTTAGGCAATTACTAAGCAGCCAGTAATAATGTACCTGCCAATATGACCCAATAGCCAGAACACGGCAAATCGGGAATAGGATTTGGCAGAATCGATGTAGCAAGGttacaaattgtaattgtTCAATTGAAAATGAATAACACAGAGTGCCCTTGCATTTGTGTTTAGAAAAAAACCATTCCAATTAGTTCAAAAGGTGGTAGGACCTACTGAAAAGTTGACTATACCCACTATTGAAAACATAACCTCACGATTGGAAATTTGGAACTTGGTAaaggtataaataataatctcgGTTGATCTCTAATTGTAGTAGCTCTATATTTAAgcaacaaaatgttaataattttaaatatttcactaaaaataacaaaaagtttaatagATAGTATAGAAACAGGCATGGAATCCACATTCTTACCTCTCGGTTTACGCCAGTTTCGCTTAAGTTTATCATAACGATCCGATTGATGGCGGATAAATCTTTTCGTCCTCTTTTTAACGATTTTAGGCCTATATACTGGTCTGATAGCCATTTTGATTGTTTCTTACGGAAACGCGGCAGTGAACCACGCGGTGACACGGCCGCACGAAAAGGAAAAAGAATAGACAAACGCAGACATTTCTAGAGTTTCTGTcactaagttttttttaatgcttaCAAATACCACAGACAACTAACTACACACTTGCCAAATCACGGTTCTCTAGTTATTCAAagaaatattcttatattttagtaaaattatctAGCTTAACCGTCCTCCTGAATAATAAAGAAGCTCGAAGCTTTCTATCTTAAATAAAGTAGTAGTAGTCAACAGAGGTTTACACCCACAGACATGTAATTTATCTCAAAGATATAAGAGAACAATGTAATGTTATATCTCACAGATTACAACATTTAGGTATATCTGTGATTTATCTAGAGGAGTTTACACCAGTCCAATGCAAAACCGGTGCAGTGAAGTGATAACCGGTTTCAAATCACCggttttaggtatttttatgtattactttttattttattcaaagtggatttaaattattaattcttcttcttttttccTCGACAAACCACACACTTCAGTCTAAAATGTTATGCGCCTCACTTcactttcatacaaatttgcAACCCCTATCTCACCCCTTTACGGATGGAATTTTCCAAATACCTTTCTTAGCGAACATCGCCTAGTCACAAATCACAATCTAGTTCCTCCTGGAAGCAGATGTCCATGTGTTGACATTTAGGttagccatcgcgaagctcaatcATTATAGAGGAAACCCCACGACCCACAGACTTATGTAATAATCTTTCACGATCCGACATATGTGTTAAGTGAAAGTTTATGAAACTGTGAAGAATACAATCTGAATTTACACCGATTACTTCGAGTTCAAGTATTTCTATCACATGCTCATTACACTACAATATACAAATGCGAACTTGTCCCTTCAATTTAACATTTAccagttattcataaaaaacttatatacttATGCTAAATATCTTTTGTCTCATTCTGAcaattgaaaatgtataaagtgcgatagtgacaaaacatattttagcttaaagtgtattttaaattttgaatagcgGGGTtgaaaaccggtcaagtgaaGCATATGTTGTTTTCATACCTTGGAATTATTACTTAGGTACTCCTTGTACGGAGTGCCTACTAATTCTATGTTCCATGTACATATTTACTTTACAGTAGTTCGACAGGATcgcagatataagaacattacattttatatttgtgagcaggatatttatatatttatgtagatatTTGATGTGTTTGATTATAGCCaggtaatattagtaggtactccgtgtagtacctactaattccatgcacagatatataaaaacatctcTCATCTTGTGAGTTTAACTTATAACATTATTGAGAAAAGAAGTTCTTGCTTGcttaacataaaatacagaCGGACCGACAGATAACAAAGTGTTCCTACGTTATTAccttttgtataaaaaaacatttatatttgttaaatttattatctgtgcGCGTCACAGACAAATTTTTATGACAGTTCTctacattttaagaaaaaactaaattctCTATGTCACAGACGCCAAATGTCGCCATCGATCAATGACATTTTGTGGAGttgaatttattgatataaagcgttaatgtaaataataaacaattttatcataaaagtCGGCTTCCAGTCGATATGTATGCCAAGGGCAAAGGCTCTACGGTGCCTTCGGACGCTCAGGCTCGCGAAAAGTTGGCGCTATATGTGTACGAGTACTTGCTTCATGTCGGCGCAACGAAAGCGGCTCAGACGTTTCTCTCAGAAATTCGATGGGAAAAGAACATAACGCTTGGGGAGCCACCTGGGTTCTTACACTCGTGGTGGTGCGTGTTTTGGGACCTATATTGCGCGGCTCCGGAGAGGAGGGACACATGTGAACATTCATCAGAAGCGAAAGCTTTCCACGACTATGGATTCGTCAACTCAGGATACAACGGGATTGGTCACAACGCCGGCCCGGCGCCTCCAAACGACGGTGCGTACTCTAAAAATCTATACAGAACGCTAAAAGCACTATATTCTTTACTTTTATACTAATACATGTTTTTAGACCACATTCTTATCTCAATAGTCAAATAAAAGCCGtgtttttcttgttttatacACGGCTAGTAGCTCGAAACGACTAATTGCAGCGTGTTATCGAACAATTTGaactcaattttattatattcagtcAATGGTTTACTGCATAAAGTACCATTTGTTGCATATTCTAACCTTAGGGTTGCCAGATCCATGCTTATTATTTTCTGGACATGTCTTTGGTCACGGTTAGTTTTGGTGTCCGATTTGTGTTTAAACTACATAGAACCATTGGCTGTCatgcaaattttttttttttattatcttaaaaaCAATTCTACATAGACACAATTAGTTTCTTTATATCAACACTaagtaatttgattttgataaattacaaaaaaactaTTGATATACATAAGCTAGTATTTGTGAATTCTGGGACACCAAAGTGAAATTACTGGACACGGGACTGCGCATCATTCCAGAGCAATCCTATATTATGGGTACCTATAACACTGAATTTAGGCCAAATCATATCTTCACAAGTGGATTGTAATACTGTTCTGAATCAATAAGTaacaagtttttataattctgACATTTTTGTCACGAGCTTTCGTTTTCATCTgagagatcttgtggcatttaaccccatgtccgtgctgtggACCATTGACAAAATCTCCCGTTGCATGCCTATCCTGGGTGCACcgtcaggtcatgcttatcataataatgcagtCATATAATCTGAAGCGAcatgggaaatttcaactctgtaggacaactggaagtaggagaaatctaacttgcaagatactttgacatttttaaatagatagttatttttgaggaaggtttaagtttatataataatttagatgaGATATTTTTACTTCTAGTTTACTACAAACTAACTTGGGTGCtcattctgtgtgattttttccTTCAAACAAACCAAATgccacaaatattataaataattgttgagGTATACCTCGACAGTTGTCTATCGCGCTTGCACTGAagccttgtcaaaaattttgaaagaaaaaatccGGTATAGCCAccagatatttttctttcaaaatttttgccatttttatCTTGTAGCCAAGCATTATGAAagctagataagtttatatcagtGTTCCCCCATGAGGCTGACATAGTCACACGAATTGCACTGAAGtcttgtcaaaaattttgaagaaaaaaaaagaaaggaaTGGTGCGCTGTTTTGTTTTGCAAACAACATTGCTGTAGTTAGCAGTGGTTGTGACAGATACCAAGCACTGGTCTTCTCATATTCAAAAGTATATCTGCCATTactgaatttgaataaagtaaattaaaatcgtGGATGTGGGTAGGCAGATGATGATAAGTGAAGTTGTTACATTCACAACCATTTTATGTTTCAATTTATACCTTATACCTTTGACCATGTACGTTGAAAATTGTAAGCCCTTCCGGCACGATAGggactgtttaaatgagtttcttttggcatttcttctcagaagtggtcgttccgaaatgctagtagcctttgctaaatattgttttttccgAATACGACGTGAAAAGTACCTGTgcaggtctaatttctgaataaatgatttgattttgaaatgtgAATAGTGATGAAAAATTAACTACACAACTAAGTCTACCCTGCCTGATTGATGAGACATGTcagcagtaaaaaaaatcctgtttattattctatttcgagtgtgttattggtAACACTGGTGTCGCTTAAAGCATCTGACACGACTTACCTAGTGCCATCTAGTAGCAGGTAATCACATacgcactagtgaactaaactcaaccagtgtgcaggtttcctcacagttttccttcaccggaagcaagtggtggtctatgtaAACTATGCacaagtcagattggtatgcaaATTCTTGtgacaagtaggattcgaacctggcaCCCTCCGATCACAAACTGACAATCGTTAATCGCTAGACCTCGAACTAGGAGGTCAAGTGATTAACAACAGATTAATGACtaagttaataatattgtgattACACATTTCCAGGTATGGGCGGCGGCGGTATCCCCCCAGGCTTCTTTCCCAACTCCCCGCTGCGCCCCTCGCCCCCCGCGCCGCACCCCGGTTCGCAGCCCTCGCCCCACGGCCCGCAGCCCCAGCTGATGGGCGCGGGGCAGCCGTTCATAGGGCCCTGGTACTCGGGGGGAGGGCCCCGGGGCGCTGTCAGAATGGGGATGGGCAATGATTTCAATGGACCACCAGGTGACGTGTTTTATGTACTAGtcatgtgtgattttattttttcacttatgtttctattaatttatggGTATTGAATAGTCATTGAAACAGAGATcaaattttctttctaataaaaaaaaaactagatcaaaatcggttcagtcctTTGGCTACTAGATACCACAGACAGTCATACAAATGTGTTAAACTAACCCCCCTTAAATTAACTATTCCCCTCTGTCTGTCGTAGGGGATTAAAAACAACACTAATACCAAACAAACCTAgggttgaaaataaaattactactaatattaaatcatatcattttatgttaaatattctttgaaattataacaacactagctgtgccccagggcttcgctcccttgggaatttcagCATAAAACTACCcgatgtgttattccaggtttttTCTATCCGTGTATAATCCGTGctgtagataatgcgtgagtgaagagttaacaaacatacttactttcgcatttataatactcatttttgcctgcggcttcccCCGCGTTATATTTCCACGGGAACTGTTATTTTTCctggatgaaaggtaccctatgtccttctccgcacttcaaactacatgtatgcaaaatttcaagaagtttgtttgagtagatagatcgtgaagtggtaacaaaattactttcgcgtttataatattagtcaagAATAGGTCTCAGGTAAAACAACACCTCGTTGTCCCGTAGGTCAAGGTATGATGGGCAACTCGATGGAgcgcggcggcgcgggcggGCCGGCGCTGCTGGGCGCGGGCCCGCGCATGACGCCGCCGCGGCCCGGCTGCGGGCCCATGAGCCCCGGCTACCAGGGCATGCGCGGGCCCCCCCCCCAGGGACCAGGTTTGACTCGATTACATccaaatcaaattaatctATACGGGCGGCTTCGTGAGACTCGCATGACATCTAAATCAAACGATGTATTAGCCGCGAGCAAGAggctcgcggcttcgctcgcgtgaatttgTCTGCGGAAGCGGAACTgacaattttcatacaaactttcaccccccattatagttatttgggggttaaattttggtaaaaataatgtatgtttgaacgggggttTTTAACTACGCGCATACcgaatttcttcaaaattcgtccagcggtttagccgtgaaagcgacgaacagacagacaggcagactttcgcatttgtaatattaggccttcacaggcactcaCTCAATTCACAGTTAATTTGTACCCCGCAAGGGAGCTGGGGAATGAGGCTTTCCTGGATCTGATCAGTTATCTCAACTGGACAAAGATTGAGCTCATTTATGAGGACTACGTTTATGGTAGGTCAAACACTCTcctcaaatcaaatcatttgttcagaaatCCGGCCTACACGGGCACTTTtacacgtcatattctaaattaaataatatttaccaatgctacaaactactggcatttcggaacgaccactgctgggaagaaatgccgaaagaaactcattcgaacagtgttggtccctattatgacAGAAGAGCTTAccgttatttaaatataaattaatgtattaccGTTCGTAGTAGTAGTTGTAGTAccgttatttaaatataattttacaagcttGTTGCGGTTAGCAAtcagttaaataatttatcaaggCAAgtggtttatttaatttaattatgtaaattaattaaagtaaacaCGCGCACGCGACGTGTTCAACGGCAATTTACGCGGAAGTGACAAGTGAGAGACGATATTCCTTCTCAGTCATTTCATAGACAACAAAGCGGAAATGGAAtgcacatatttattttattttttattgtttcggTAAAATAACTATACCCCAGGAAAATTTCATGACCGCGGCTTGgcacgcgtgaatttatctgcgaaagcgcaACAGACGattttcacacaaactttcaacccCCATTATAATCATTTGGGGGTCGATTTTTGGGGGggaaaagtagcctatgtttgaacgcggGTCTTTAATCACATGTatacgaaatttcataaaaattgctgtttagccgtgaaagcggaacagacagacaagactttcgcatttattatattggatCTCATATAACCTTTAACATTAGGTATGCCACCAATGGGAATGGGCCCTCGGGGCGCGTGGTCCGGCGGCGGCGGGGCCGGCTCGGCGCCCCTCAACTACAGCGGCGGGTCCCCGGGCGCGTACGGGGCCCCGCCGGGGTCCAACGGGCCCCCGGGGCCCTCGACCCCGATCATGCCGAGCCCGCAGGATTCGTCCAACTCCGGTGAGTGCAGATGATTCCAACAGGTCGGTGGCGGTCTACTTTGGTATCGATACCAGCTTCGGCTACCCGCTAGTTGGTTACCGTGTTTCGCATATTCCTTAGGACGGAAcgtcttaaaaaaaaaaaacaaaaaaaaaaaatttttttttcttttttttccgACTTAGTCCACTCTTGTTAGTTAACAGTaaattctgaaaaatattgttattgattAACGACAATGatgttgatatatatttttttttgtttttgcttaAAATCATTTTCAGTTGTGAAATATTACCTTTTTCACTATTCATAAATTCGTTCTATGCCAGGAAATTTTCCTCGAAATTATGTCATGACTTCTTAAATATTCGAGCtcattttgtttgtataatataaaatatttttttcccgcggaataataaattttgatgttgtttccttattttaaaacaacacaATGAATTATcgctcaaaaaatataataaatatttttttgtggacTATTGTATAATTgttcaatatattaatatcatttctataaaatttgtagtgcgaattattaaaaaaaaaaacaaaaaaaaaagtgttgcGACTCAATGGGACGTGGCATAAGACTTTTTCACTCCTAAGGAATGTGCTGAATAACAATATCgcgcgataaactaaaaataggtACGTGTTGACATGTTgcttcaaaaaaaaacatgttttaatcATGCTTACAGCGAAATTTTCATTTAGAACAATTAACTCTTATAGGAATCTATTAACACTTTTGGTTGTGcaaaagtgatattttttttaacattatttagcAATTTGCAGGTTATTTTAACATTGCAACACTAAAACCAGGTATTTGACTGTGGCAAtccttattattattgtggTTTTTGAACGTGCAATCTGGTATCGGTACCGAATGTTTGGCTCGAAAATCGgtacaaaatattctaaatttggTTTACAGACGATAAACATGTGGacaatgaattatatataaatagtttttttatttatttttatcattaaaacaaaaatatatttttatcatcatttagtgaaaagaaaagacaaattataaaaaataataaaaatgcgttTATTTCTGTTCCAGTTTcttatattaagtttttttttttcatttaaatagtttattttttttcactaaacGAAAcaattatcaattaaaaaaaaaaaatattataacggaaaaaaaaatgcatttttatttgttaattttgtgccgatttttaaaatgccgaaattttgtttttgaaatcatTGTGCTTTTAACACGTTGCCACTACTATATATTAGATTCGCAATCCCAATATTGGATTTTGACGTTCAAAAGCCAAAACCATGAACACTATTATttgatacttaattatttttccgacTGATTTACTTTGCTGAAATTATTTgcc
This genomic interval from Plodia interpunctella isolate USDA-ARS_2022_Savannah chromosome 30, ilPloInte3.2, whole genome shotgun sequence contains the following:
- the Ssdp gene encoding single-stranded DNA-binding protein 3 isoform X2, with protein sequence MYAKGKGSTVPSDAQAREKLALYVYEYLLHVGATKAAQTFLSEIRWEKNITLGEPPGFLHSWWCVFWDLYCAAPERRDTCEHSSEAKAFHDYGFVNSGYNGIGHNAGPAPPNDGMGGGGIPPGFFPNSPLRPSPPAPHPGSQPSPHGPQPQLMGAGQPFIGPWYSGGGPRGAVRMGMGNDFNGPPGQGMMGNSMERGGAGGPALLGAGPRMTPPRPGCGPMSPGYQGMRGPPPQGPGMPPMGMGPRGAWSGGGGAGSAPLNYSGGSPGAYGAPPGSNGPPGPSTPIMPSPQDSSNSGGDNMYTLMKPVGAGALGPEFPLASEHGPSSQHLPQPPAAEGLGGVDGMKSSPGGVGGGGPGTPREDSGSGMGDYNLKNIIF
- the Ssdp gene encoding single-stranded DNA-binding protein 3 isoform X3; the protein is MYAKGKGSTVPSDAQAREKLALYVYEYLLHVGATKAAQTFLSEIRWEKNITLGEPPGFLHSWWCVFWDLYCAAPERRDTCEHSSEAKAFHDYGFVNSGYNGIGHNAGPAPPNDGMGGGGIPPGFFPNSPLRPSPPAPHPGSQPSPHGPQPQLMGAGQPFIGPWYSGGGPRGAVRMGMGNDFNGPPGQGMMGNSMERGGAGGPALLGAGPRMTPPRPGCGPMSPGYQGMRGPPPQGPGMPPMGMGPRGAWSGGGGAGSAPLNYSGGSPGAYGAPPGSNGPPGPSTPIMPSPQDSSNSGLGGVDGMKSSPGGVGGGGPGTPREDSGSGMGDYNLSFGGPGGDQNDQTESAAILKIKESMQEEAKRFEKDPEQADYFMQ
- the Ssdp gene encoding single-stranded DNA-binding protein 3 isoform X4 — its product is MYAKGKGSTVPSDAQAREKLALYVYEYLLHVGATKAAQTFLSEIRWEKNITLGEPPGFLHSWWCVFWDLYCAAPERRDTCEHSSEAKAFHDYGFVNSGYNGIGHNAGPAPPNDGMGGGGIPPGFFPNSPLRPSPPAPHPGSQPSPHGPQPQLMGAGQPFIGPWYSGGGPRGAVRMGMGNDFNGPPGQGMMGNSMERGGAGGPALLGAGPRMTPPRPGCGPMSPGYQGMRGPPPQGPGGDNMYTLMKPVGAGALGPEFPLASEHGPSSQHLPQPPAAEGLGGVDGMKSSPGGVGGGGPGTPREDSGSGMGDYNLSFGGPGGDQNDQTESAAILKIKESMQEEAKRFEKDPEQADYFMQ
- the Ssdp gene encoding single-stranded DNA-binding protein 3 isoform X1, with translation MYAKGKGSTVPSDAQAREKLALYVYEYLLHVGATKAAQTFLSEIRWEKNITLGEPPGFLHSWWCVFWDLYCAAPERRDTCEHSSEAKAFHDYGFVNSGYNGIGHNAGPAPPNDGMGGGGIPPGFFPNSPLRPSPPAPHPGSQPSPHGPQPQLMGAGQPFIGPWYSGGGPRGAVRMGMGNDFNGPPGQGMMGNSMERGGAGGPALLGAGPRMTPPRPGCGPMSPGYQGMRGPPPQGPGMPPMGMGPRGAWSGGGGAGSAPLNYSGGSPGAYGAPPGSNGPPGPSTPIMPSPQDSSNSGGDNMYTLMKPVGAGALGPEFPLASEHGPSSQHLPQPPAAEGLGGVDGMKSSPGGVGGGGPGTPREDSGSGMGDYNLSFGGPGGDQNDQTESAAILKIKESMQEEAKRFEKDPEQADYFMQ
- the Ssdp gene encoding single-stranded DNA-binding protein 3 isoform X5; translated protein: MYAKGKGSTVPSDAQAREKLALYVYEYLLHVGATKAAQTFLSEIRWEKNITLGEPPGFLHSWWCVFWDLYCAAPERRDTCEHSSEAKAFHDYGFVNSGYNGIGHNAGPAPPNDGMGGGGIPPGFFPNSPLRPSPPAPHPGSQPSPHGPQPQLMGAGQPFIGPWYSGGGPRGAVRMGMGNDFNGPPGQGMMGNSMERGGAGGPALLGAGPRMTPPRPGCGPMSPGYQGMRGPPPQGPGMPPMGMGPRGAWSGGGGAGSAPLNYSGGSPGAYGAPPGSNGPPGPSTPIMPSPQDSSNSGLGGVDGMKSSPGGVGGGGPGTPREDSGSGMGDYNLKNIIF